Proteins found in one Streptococcus anginosus subsp. whileyi MAS624 genomic segment:
- the pbp1b gene encoding penicillin-binding protein PBP1B yields MSKQVFEKIKRLFEKFFQTNRPSKNEKESWTLWSVGGTVLRTLKLLSNVFFVFVFLGCLFGGGIALGYGARIFDKVETPKKEELIKKIQDISTISELKYADGSSISAIDSDLLRVPIKSKDISDNVKKAVIATEDENFRKHNGVVTKAVLRATLGSVAGIGSSSGGSTLTQQLIKQQVVGDAPTFSRKASEIIDALALERYMSKDDILTTYLNVAPFGRNNKGQNIAGVEEAAQGIFGVPASKLTVPQAAFIAGLPQSPIVYSPYTADGSRKSAKDMTLGLNRAKKVIYNMYRTGAISKDEYRLYKDYDLKRDFLPADRSSKNSHDYLYYVALKEAKKAMYDYLISRDNVSQQELKDDATVRAYQELAAKELSDGGYTVTTTINKKVHNAMQKAVANFGNVLDDGTGAVEAGNVLMDNRTGAVLGFIGGRNYASNQNNHAFDTERSPGSTIKPILAYGIAIDQGLMGSASMLSNYPANFSNGDPIMHVDSRGTAMMDLQEALNTSWNIPAYWTYKLLRDKGVNVRGYMEKMGYQIDNYDIESLPMGGGVEVSVAQHTNGFQTLANNGAYQKRYMIEKITAKDGKVVYEHKTKPVQVYSKATATIMQHLMRGVLSSGATTTFKSRLTQINSGLANADWIGKTGTTNNNGDMWLMVSTPKLTLGGWIGHDNNASMAALTGYNNNAQYMAHLVNAIYQADPSIWGVKDKFNLDSSVIKSNVLKATGEKSGNVSVNGRTINATGQTVTSYWAKNGAPTTTYKFGIGGTDSDYQKAWEALLGK; encoded by the coding sequence ATGAGTAAACAAGTTTTTGAAAAGATCAAACGATTGTTTGAGAAATTTTTTCAAACAAATCGTCCTAGCAAAAATGAAAAAGAAAGCTGGACACTTTGGAGTGTTGGCGGGACTGTCCTTCGTACTCTGAAATTATTATCAAATGTCTTTTTTGTGTTTGTTTTTTTAGGTTGCTTGTTTGGTGGAGGCATTGCATTAGGCTATGGTGCACGAATCTTTGACAAGGTTGAAACTCCTAAAAAAGAAGAGCTCATCAAAAAAATTCAAGATATTTCAACCATTTCTGAATTAAAATATGCTGATGGCAGCTCCATTTCAGCCATTGATAGTGATTTGTTGCGAGTGCCAATTAAGAGTAAAGATATTTCTGACAATGTGAAAAAAGCAGTCATTGCGACAGAAGATGAGAATTTTCGGAAGCACAATGGGGTTGTCACAAAAGCTGTTTTGCGGGCGACGCTAGGCTCTGTTGCAGGGATTGGTTCCTCAAGTGGAGGTTCTACCTTAACTCAACAGTTAATCAAGCAACAAGTTGTCGGCGATGCTCCAACCTTTAGTCGTAAAGCATCAGAAATCATTGATGCGCTGGCTTTAGAACGCTACATGAGCAAAGACGATATTTTAACGACTTATTTGAATGTGGCACCGTTTGGGAGAAATAACAAAGGGCAAAATATTGCTGGTGTGGAAGAAGCTGCACAAGGAATTTTTGGAGTTCCTGCCAGCAAATTGACAGTTCCTCAAGCAGCTTTTATTGCTGGGCTGCCACAAAGTCCGATTGTCTATTCTCCTTACACGGCTGATGGTAGTCGAAAAAGTGCTAAAGACATGACATTGGGACTCAATCGTGCAAAAAAAGTCATTTATAATATGTATCGAACTGGTGCGATTAGTAAAGATGAATACCGATTGTACAAAGATTATGATTTAAAACGGGATTTTCTACCTGCCGATCGCTCTTCAAAAAATTCGCATGATTACTTATATTACGTTGCTCTGAAAGAAGCGAAAAAGGCAATGTATGATTATTTGATTAGTCGGGATAATGTTTCACAACAGGAATTGAAAGATGATGCAACAGTCAGGGCTTATCAAGAATTAGCAGCAAAAGAGCTAAGCGATGGTGGCTATACTGTTACTACAACGATTAACAAAAAAGTTCACAATGCTATGCAAAAAGCGGTTGCTAATTTTGGTAATGTATTAGATGATGGGACGGGTGCAGTTGAAGCCGGAAACGTTCTCATGGACAATCGTACAGGAGCTGTTTTGGGTTTTATAGGAGGACGTAATTATGCTTCTAATCAAAACAACCACGCTTTTGATACGGAGCGCTCGCCCGGTTCAACGATTAAACCGATTTTAGCTTATGGTATAGCCATTGACCAAGGTCTGATGGGAAGTGCCAGCATGCTGTCTAATTATCCAGCAAATTTCTCTAATGGCGATCCCATTATGCATGTGGACAGTCGTGGAACAGCGATGATGGATTTACAGGAAGCTTTAAATACTTCTTGGAACATTCCTGCGTATTGGACTTATAAATTACTTCGCGACAAAGGGGTCAATGTCCGAGGGTATATGGAAAAAATGGGTTATCAGATTGATAATTATGATATTGAAAGCCTACCAATGGGAGGTGGTGTTGAAGTATCTGTTGCCCAACACACGAATGGTTTTCAAACCTTAGCTAACAACGGAGCGTATCAAAAGCGCTATATGATTGAAAAGATTACGGCAAAAGACGGGAAAGTTGTCTATGAGCATAAAACAAAACCTGTTCAAGTTTATTCCAAAGCAACAGCGACAATTATGCAACATCTCATGCGTGGAGTTCTGAGTTCAGGTGCTACAACGACTTTCAAATCTCGTTTAACACAGATCAATAGCGGCTTGGCTAATGCTGATTGGATTGGGAAAACTGGTACAACTAACAATAATGGAGATATGTGGCTCATGGTATCTACTCCTAAATTAACATTAGGCGGTTGGATTGGTCACGATAACAATGCCTCAATGGCGGCTTTAACGGGTTACAATAACAATGCGCAGTACATGGCTCATTTGGTGAATGCAATTTACCAAGCAGATCCAAGTATTTGGGGTGTTAAAGATAAGTTTAATCTTGATTCTAGCGTTATTAAATCAAATGTCCTTAAAGCAACTGGTGAAAAATCTGGAAATGTCAGTGTGAATGGCCGTACGATTAATGCAACTGGCCAAACAGTCACAAGTTACTGGGCCAAAAACGGAGCGCCGACTACAACTTATAAATTTGGAATTGGTGGGACAGACAGTGATTATCAAAAAGCTTGGGAAGCACTTTTAGGAAAATAA
- the rpoB gene encoding DNA-directed RNA polymerase subunit beta — MAGHEVQYGKHRTRRSFSRIKEVLDLPNLIEIQTDSFKDFLDHGLKEVFEDVLPISNFTDTMELEFVGYEIKESKYTLEEARIHDASYSAPIFVTFRLINKETGEIKTQEVFFGDFPIMTEMGTFIINGGERIIVSQLVRSPGVYFNDKVDKNGKVGYGSTVIPNRGAWLELETDSKDIAYTRIDRTRKIPFTTLVRALGFSGDDEIFDIFGDSELVRNTIEKDIHKNPMDSRTDEALKEIYERLRPGEPKTADSSRSLLVARFFDPHRYDLAAVGRYKINKKLNIKTRLLNQTIAEPLVDPETGEILVEAGTVMTRSVIDSIAEYLDGDLNKITYIPNDAAVLTDPVVLQKFKVVAPTDPDRVVTIIGNANPGDRVHTITPADILAEMNYFLNLAEGLGRVDDIDHLGNRRIRAVGELLANQVRLGLSRMERNVRERMSVQDNEVLTPQQIINIRPVTAAIKEFFGSSQLSQFMDQHNPLSELSHKRRLSALGPGGLTRDRAGYEVRDVHYTHYGRMCPIETPEGPNIGLINNLSSYGHLNKYGFIQTPYRKVGRETGLVTNEIVWLTADEEDEFIVAQANSKLTEDGRFAEAIVMGRHQGNNQEFPSDQVDFMDVSPKQVVAVATACIPFLENDDSNRALMGANMQRQAVPLIDPHAPYVGTGMEYQAAHDSGAAIIAQHDGKVVYSDAAKVEVRREDGSLDVYHITKFRRSNSGTSYNQRTLVKVGDTVEKGDFIADGPSMEKGEMALGQNPIVAYMTWEGYNFEDAVIMSERLVKDDVYTSVHLEEFESETRDTKLGPEEITREIPNVGEDALRDLDEMGIIRIGAEVKEGDILVGKVTPKGEKDLSAEERLLHAIFGDKSREVRDTSLRVPHGGAGVVRDVKIFTRANGDELQSGVNMLVRVYIAQKRKIRVGDKMAGRHGNKGVVSRIVPVEDMPYLPDGTPVDIMLNPLGVPSRMNIGQVMELHLGMAARNLGIHIATPVFDGASADDLWDTVREAGMDSDAKTILYDGRTGEPFDNRVSVGVMYMIKLHHMVDDKLHARSVGPYSTVTQQPLGGKAQFGGQRFGEMEVWALEAYGASNVLQEILTYKSDDINGRLRAYEAITKGKPIPKPGVPESFRVLVKELQSLGLDMRVLDEDDNEVELRDLDEGMDDDVIHVDDLEKAREKAAQEARAAFEAEGKE; from the coding sequence TTGGCAGGACATGAAGTTCAATACGGGAAACACCGTACTCGTCGTAGTTTTTCAAGAATCAAGGAAGTTCTTGATTTACCAAATTTGATTGAAATCCAGACGGATTCGTTCAAAGATTTTCTTGACCATGGTTTGAAAGAAGTATTTGAAGATGTACTTCCTATCTCAAACTTTACAGATACAATGGAGCTAGAGTTTGTTGGTTATGAAATTAAAGAATCTAAATACACTTTAGAAGAAGCACGTATCCATGATGCCAGCTATTCTGCACCTATTTTTGTGACTTTCCGTTTGATTAATAAAGAAACGGGTGAAATCAAGACGCAAGAAGTGTTCTTTGGTGATTTTCCAATCATGACAGAAATGGGAACCTTTATTATCAATGGTGGTGAGCGGATTATCGTATCTCAACTTGTTCGTTCGCCAGGTGTTTACTTTAATGATAAAGTAGACAAAAATGGGAAAGTTGGTTATGGTTCGACTGTTATTCCGAATCGTGGAGCTTGGTTAGAACTGGAAACTGATTCAAAAGATATTGCTTACACTCGAATTGATCGTACTCGTAAGATTCCATTTACGACGCTTGTTCGTGCACTTGGTTTCTCTGGTGATGATGAAATCTTTGACATTTTTGGAGATAGCGAACTTGTTCGTAATACGATTGAAAAAGATATTCATAAAAATCCGATGGACTCACGTACAGATGAAGCACTCAAAGAAATCTATGAACGTCTTCGTCCAGGTGAGCCTAAAACAGCTGATAGCTCACGTAGTCTATTGGTCGCTCGTTTCTTTGATCCACATCGTTACGACTTGGCGGCAGTTGGTCGTTATAAAATCAATAAAAAATTAAACATTAAAACACGTTTGTTAAATCAAACGATTGCAGAACCTTTGGTAGATCCAGAAACAGGTGAAATCTTGGTTGAAGCTGGAACTGTTATGACACGTAGTGTCATTGATAGCATTGCAGAATACTTGGACGGTGATTTGAATAAAATTACTTATATTCCAAATGATGCAGCTGTATTGACGGATCCAGTCGTTCTTCAAAAATTCAAAGTGGTGGCACCAACTGATCCAGATCGTGTGGTAACTATTATTGGTAATGCTAACCCGGGAGATCGTGTTCATACGATTACGCCAGCAGATATTTTGGCTGAGATGAATTACTTCTTGAACCTCGCTGAAGGACTTGGTCGTGTGGATGATATTGACCACTTGGGAAATCGTCGGATTCGTGCCGTTGGTGAATTGCTTGCTAACCAAGTACGTCTTGGATTGTCTCGTATGGAGCGTAATGTTCGCGAGCGCATGAGTGTGCAAGATAATGAAGTGTTGACACCGCAACAAATCATCAATATCCGCCCAGTCACAGCAGCGATTAAAGAATTCTTTGGTTCATCTCAATTGTCTCAGTTCATGGACCAACACAACCCACTGTCTGAATTGTCTCACAAACGCCGTTTGTCAGCCTTGGGACCTGGTGGTTTGACTCGTGACCGTGCTGGATATGAAGTGCGTGACGTGCACTACACCCACTATGGACGTATGTGTCCAATTGAAACACCTGAAGGACCAAACATTGGTTTGATCAATAACTTGTCTTCTTATGGGCACTTGAATAAATATGGCTTTATCCAAACGCCGTATCGTAAAGTGGGTCGTGAAACAGGTCTGGTCACCAATGAAATCGTTTGGCTGACAGCGGACGAAGAAGATGAATTTATCGTAGCGCAAGCAAATTCTAAATTAACAGAAGATGGTCGTTTTGCAGAAGCGATTGTCATGGGACGTCACCAAGGGAACAACCAAGAATTTCCTTCAGATCAAGTAGACTTCATGGATGTATCGCCTAAGCAGGTAGTTGCGGTTGCGACAGCATGTATTCCTTTCCTTGAAAATGACGACTCAAACCGTGCTCTCATGGGTGCCAACATGCAACGTCAGGCGGTACCGTTGATTGATCCGCATGCACCATATGTTGGTACTGGTATGGAATACCAAGCAGCTCATGACTCTGGTGCGGCGATTATTGCCCAACACGACGGTAAAGTTGTCTATTCTGATGCAGCCAAAGTTGAAGTTCGTCGTGAAGATGGTTCACTTGATGTCTATCATATTACGAAATTCCGCCGTTCAAACTCTGGTACTTCTTACAACCAACGTACGCTGGTAAAAGTTGGCGATACAGTTGAAAAAGGTGACTTTATCGCAGACGGACCTTCTATGGAAAAAGGTGAAATGGCGCTTGGACAAAATCCAATCGTTGCTTATATGACATGGGAAGGTTACAACTTTGAAGATGCCGTTATTATGAGTGAACGTTTAGTGAAAGATGATGTTTATACATCTGTTCACTTGGAAGAATTTGAATCAGAAACACGTGATACAAAGCTCGGACCTGAAGAAATCACGCGCGAAATTCCAAACGTCGGGGAAGATGCTTTGAGAGACCTTGACGAAATGGGAATTATCCGCATTGGTGCTGAGGTAAAAGAAGGCGACATTCTTGTCGGTAAAGTAACGCCGAAAGGTGAAAAAGACTTGTCCGCAGAAGAACGTCTACTTCATGCAATTTTCGGTGATAAGTCTCGTGAAGTACGTGATACATCCCTTCGAGTACCACACGGTGGTGCAGGTGTTGTTCGTGATGTAAAAATCTTTACTCGTGCGAATGGTGATGAATTGCAGTCAGGCGTCAATATGTTGGTGCGTGTTTATATCGCCCAAAAACGAAAAATCCGTGTTGGGGACAAGATGGCAGGACGTCACGGGAACAAAGGGGTTGTTTCCCGTATCGTTCCAGTAGAGGATATGCCTTATCTTCCAGATGGAACGCCGGTTGATATCATGTTGAATCCACTTGGGGTACCATCCCGTATGAATATCGGACAAGTTATGGAACTTCACCTTGGTATGGCTGCTCGCAACCTTGGTATCCACATTGCAACGCCGGTCTTTGATGGAGCTAGCGCAGACGATCTCTGGGATACCGTTCGTGAAGCAGGTATGGATAGTGATGCTAAGACAATCCTTTATGATGGTCGTACGGGTGAGCCCTTTGATAATCGTGTATCCGTTGGGGTCATGTATATGATTAAGCTTCACCACATGGTAGATGATAAGCTTCATGCTCGTTCAGTTGGTCCTTATTCAACCGTTACGCAACAACCTCTTGGTGGTAAAGCACAATTTGGTGGACAACGTTTTGGAGAGATGGAAGTTTGGGCTTTGGAAGCTTACGGTGCTTCTAACGTCCTTCAAGAAATCTTGACCTACAAGTCAGATGATATCAATGGCCGTTTGAGAGCTTATGAAGCTATTACTAAAGGCAAACCAATTCCAAAACCAGGTGTCCCAGAGTCCTTCCGTGTCCTTGTCAAGGAACTACAATCGCTTGGTCTTGACATGCGCGTCCTAGATGAAGATGACAATGAAGTAGAACTTCGTGACTTGGATGAAGGCATGGATGACGATGTGATTCACGTAGATGACCTTGAAAAAGCGCGTGAAAAGGCAGCTCAAGAAGCGAGAGCAGCTTTTGAAGCTGAAGGAAAAGAATAA
- a CDS encoding ABC transporter ATP-binding protein, whose protein sequence is MNVIEARNISKSYKEKVIFQNLSFVVNEGEIVGIIGDSGKGKTTLLNCLGQLDEIDAGEIFIYGNKINKQQRKKYFKEVFGFLFQNFALIDNETVFKNLNFISKDRQLITQYLEDFGLGKDCLNKYIFQLSGGEQQRISLIRMLLKCPKVIFADEPTASLDEENGLFVIKALQGLRDKGVAIIIVTHDKHLLQYFDRIIDLNHIE, encoded by the coding sequence ATGAACGTAATTGAAGCTAGAAATATCTCTAAAAGTTATAAAGAGAAAGTGATTTTTCAAAATTTATCATTTGTTGTAAATGAAGGGGAAATAGTTGGTATCATTGGGGATAGTGGCAAAGGGAAAACGACATTGTTAAATTGTCTAGGACAATTGGATGAGATTGATGCTGGAGAGATCTTCATTTATGGAAACAAGATTAATAAACAACAACGAAAAAAGTATTTTAAAGAAGTCTTTGGTTTCTTATTTCAAAATTTTGCTCTTATAGATAACGAAACAGTTTTTAAGAATTTAAATTTTATCTCAAAAGATAGACAACTAATAACCCAATATTTAGAAGATTTTGGGTTAGGGAAAGATTGTTTAAATAAGTATATTTTTCAATTAAGTGGTGGTGAGCAGCAGCGAATTTCATTGATACGAATGCTATTAAAATGTCCTAAAGTTATTTTTGCAGATGAACCCACAGCTTCATTGGATGAAGAAAATGGTTTGTTTGTCATTAAAGCATTGCAAGGATTGAGAGATAAGGGGGTAGCAATTATTATTGTGACACACGATAAACATCTATTACAATATTTTGATCGAATCATAGATTTAAATCATATAGAGTGA